In Candidatus Sysuiplasma acidicola, one DNA window encodes the following:
- a CDS encoding DUF1634 domain-containing protein encodes MKGKTDMKLDSRFTTDGDIIISFPADHDEIGRIEEEVNEIRQRKGLDLEAALSYVLLYGVLIAMIVTSAGVIDFYIQNHSLEINQIAHVSSFAAYVSSATGAVLSGHESWFGILSLGIIILMLTPYIRVLSSWVYFLVKEKNTKYVVITLWVLVILTVSLYLR; translated from the coding sequence ATGAAGGGAAAAACCGATATGAAACTGGACAGCAGATTCACCACAGATGGAGACATAATCATATCATTCCCCGCTGATCACGACGAAATAGGCAGAATCGAGGAAGAAGTGAACGAGATCAGGCAGCGAAAAGGGCTTGATCTTGAGGCGGCGCTCAGCTACGTCCTGCTGTACGGCGTCCTGATAGCCATGATCGTAACATCTGCCGGTGTCATTGATTTTTATATACAAAATCACAGTCTGGAAATTAACCAGATTGCGCATGTATCCAGCTTTGCCGCTTACGTTTCAAGTGCCACCGGTGCAGTGCTCTCGGGCCACGAATCGTGGTTCGGCATTCTTTCCCTTGGAATAATCATACTGATGCTCACCCCCTACATCAGGGTTCTATCGTCCTGGGTGTATTTTCTGGTCAAGGAAAAAAACACCAAATATGTAGTCATCACACTCTGGGTCCTCGTCATACTCACTGTCAGCCTGTATCTCCGGTGA
- a CDS encoding DNA ligase, translated as MVHKHRATSLHYDFRLEIGGVMPSWSIPKGPTLDSGVKRLAMPTGDHELAYRTFEGVLTGGSPGTGAVMIWDDGTYVPEMEVSRGTRKEVTDPELADEVASKSLGEGNLKFRLYGKKLQGSFALVRTAGIRGKESWLLIKHRDEYCKTGYNANDYDFSSFSGLSLSQITARG; from the coding sequence GTGGTGCATAAACACAGAGCTACATCACTTCACTACGATTTCAGGCTGGAAATAGGTGGAGTCATGCCTTCGTGGTCCATCCCGAAAGGTCCGACTCTGGATAGCGGAGTAAAGCGTCTTGCAATGCCTACGGGCGATCATGAACTCGCATACAGAACATTCGAAGGAGTGTTAACCGGAGGTTCGCCTGGAACCGGGGCAGTGATGATATGGGATGACGGAACGTACGTTCCTGAGATGGAGGTAAGCAGGGGCACGAGGAAAGAAGTAACCGATCCGGAGCTTGCAGACGAAGTTGCCAGCAAGAGTCTAGGGGAAGGAAACCTGAAATTCCGCTTGTACGGGAAGAAGCTGCAGGGCTCGTTTGCACTAGTCCGCACCGCTGGCATTCGTGGAAAGGAGTCCTGGCTGCTGATCAAACACCGCGATGAATACTGTAAAACAGGATATAACGCAAATGACTATGATTTCTCGTCCTTCAGCGGCCTGTCGCTTTCGCAGATAACCGCACGCGGATAA
- the acs gene encoding acetate--CoA ligase, whose amino-acid sequence MANGEARATKEAGEELSEAEIAVHWKEEQHYYPQPKFIGQANLSDPGINERFSEKNFPECFREYAEMLSWDRYWHTTLDTSNPPFWKWFVGGKLNACFNCVDRHLENHRNKAAFIFVPEPENEPVVALTYQELFVKVNEFAALLRDFAGLKAGDRVTLHLPMTPELPITMLACARLGIIHSEVFGGFSGEACGARIVDSGSSVLITIDGYYRNGKLLDHKTNADRAVASAVEGGQKVEKVLIWKRLEGKSVSETPLVEGRDYIINDLLKSFSGARVAPVSMPAEATLFLMYTSGTTGKPKGIQHSTGGYLAYVTGTSKYIQDIHPEDVYWCFADIGWITGHSYIVYGPLALAATSVIYEGVPTYPDAGRPWRIAERLSVNIFHTSPTTIRMLRKSGPDEPSKYNFHFKTMTTVGEPIEPEVWKWFYHTVGKEEAAITDTWWQTENGGFLCSTKPALDRMKPGSTGPPMPGIYPVIYDEDGNEIPKGSGRAGNICIRNPWPGEMLTIWNDHDRYVKTYYQKYCRNTSSKDWRDWPYYAGDGALQGEDGYIRILGRVDDVINVAGHRLGTKELESACLTVAAVAEAAVVPVADELRGRVPVVFVSLKPGFKPGEAIQAEVSHAIESVIGKIARPREVVIVPDMPKTRSGKIMRRVLASLSNRLPVGDISTLANPDVVEQIQKIMQKAG is encoded by the coding sequence ATGGCGAATGGAGAAGCACGAGCAACTAAAGAAGCCGGAGAAGAATTGTCAGAGGCGGAAATAGCCGTACACTGGAAGGAAGAACAACACTACTATCCGCAGCCTAAATTCATCGGTCAGGCTAACCTGTCCGATCCGGGCATCAACGAACGTTTCAGCGAGAAGAATTTTCCCGAATGTTTCAGGGAATATGCCGAAATGTTGAGCTGGGACAGATACTGGCACACAACACTCGATACAAGCAACCCTCCTTTCTGGAAGTGGTTTGTTGGCGGGAAGCTGAATGCCTGCTTTAACTGTGTTGACAGGCACCTGGAAAATCACAGGAACAAGGCTGCATTTATCTTTGTTCCGGAACCGGAGAACGAGCCCGTTGTCGCCCTTACATATCAGGAATTGTTTGTAAAAGTTAACGAGTTTGCTGCACTGCTCCGTGACTTTGCAGGCCTGAAAGCAGGTGACAGAGTAACACTTCATCTGCCGATGACGCCGGAGCTGCCGATTACAATGCTTGCATGCGCGAGACTCGGCATCATACATTCCGAAGTTTTTGGCGGTTTCAGCGGAGAAGCGTGCGGCGCACGCATCGTGGATTCGGGAAGCAGCGTGCTGATTACGATTGACGGCTACTACAGGAACGGCAAGCTCCTGGACCACAAGACAAATGCAGACAGAGCTGTCGCTTCAGCAGTCGAGGGCGGACAAAAAGTGGAGAAGGTCCTCATCTGGAAACGCCTTGAAGGCAAATCGGTGTCTGAAACGCCGCTTGTCGAGGGAAGAGATTACATAATCAATGACCTGCTGAAGAGCTTCTCAGGCGCAAGGGTTGCGCCTGTTTCCATGCCTGCGGAAGCCACCCTTTTCCTGATGTATACCAGCGGTACAACCGGAAAGCCCAAAGGCATTCAGCACAGCACGGGCGGATATCTGGCCTATGTGACAGGTACTTCGAAATATATACAGGACATTCACCCGGAGGATGTATACTGGTGCTTTGCCGATATCGGCTGGATCACAGGCCACTCGTACATCGTCTACGGTCCACTTGCGCTTGCTGCCACATCGGTGATATACGAAGGTGTTCCCACTTACCCTGATGCTGGCAGACCGTGGCGCATCGCTGAAAGACTCTCTGTGAACATATTCCACACTTCACCGACGACCATTAGGATGCTTAGAAAATCCGGCCCGGATGAGCCGTCAAAATACAACTTCCATTTCAAAACGATGACTACTGTGGGCGAACCCATCGAGCCTGAGGTATGGAAGTGGTTTTATCACACTGTCGGGAAAGAGGAGGCGGCTATCACTGACACCTGGTGGCAGACAGAGAATGGCGGATTTCTCTGCAGCACTAAGCCGGCGCTTGACAGAATGAAACCTGGAAGCACAGGACCCCCGATGCCCGGCATTTATCCGGTAATTTATGACGAGGATGGAAATGAAATACCCAAAGGCTCTGGTAGAGCGGGAAACATATGCATCAGAAATCCTTGGCCTGGCGAGATGCTCACCATATGGAACGACCATGACAGGTATGTGAAGACGTATTATCAGAAATACTGCAGAAACACTAGCAGCAAAGACTGGAGGGATTGGCCATATTATGCAGGTGACGGAGCGCTGCAGGGAGAGGACGGATACATCAGAATACTCGGAAGGGTTGATGATGTGATAAATGTGGCAGGTCATCGTCTTGGAACCAAAGAACTGGAGTCAGCATGCCTCACCGTCGCGGCGGTGGCGGAGGCAGCGGTCGTGCCCGTTGCTGACGAACTCAGGGGACGTGTGCCGGTTGTATTTGTTTCGCTGAAGCCCGGTTTCAAGCCTGGCGAGGCCATACAGGCGGAAGTTTCACATGCGATTGAAAGCGTCATCGGCAAGATCGCCAGACCGAGGGAGGTGGTTATTGTTCCGGATATGCCCAAGACACGTTCTGGCAAGATCATGAGGAGAGTGCTGGCTTCTCTATCCAACCGGTTGCCGGTAGGCGATATTTCGACGCTTGCGAATCCCGATGTTGTCGAACAGATTCAAAAGATAATGCAGAAAGCCGGCTGA
- a CDS encoding VOC family protein, with translation MKMLHTSINVKDMDRTINFYTDKLGMKLESRREIKQNNAEIAFLSIEGSNHNIELTWWKDKTEYVEGDQLDHIAFSIENMDQFIARMKEEGVEIAKEPYVLGTSRIAFIKDPNGIWIEIIERK, from the coding sequence ATGAAGATGCTGCACACGTCGATTAATGTGAAGGACATGGACAGAACAATAAACTTCTACACTGACAAGCTTGGCATGAAGCTTGAAAGCAGGAGGGAGATAAAACAGAATAACGCTGAGATTGCATTTCTCAGCATTGAGGGGAGCAATCACAACATCGAACTCACGTGGTGGAAGGACAAGACCGAGTATGTGGAAGGCGATCAGCTGGACCACATAGCATTCAGCATCGAAAACATGGATCAGTTCATTGCCAGAATGAAGGAGGAGGGTGTCGAGATTGCAAAGGAGCCATACGTGCTGGGGACGAGCAGGATTGCCTTCATAAAAGATCCTAACGGCATCTGGATTGAAATTATAGAAAGGAAGTGA
- a CDS encoding DNA repair exonuclease, whose amino-acid sequence MKTAHIGEKSRDLRHKRYQAASLIVDLAKEERVDFVLIAGDMFDSHNVDDRIVRSTVEVLNKFAPIDVFVLPGNHDPLLTGGIWDRLSWKEAGSHVRLITEPKEIRVANSAVLFPCPVAQKLSRTDPTGWIPERTADDGCIRIGVAHGTLDVIPHPGNFPIPSDRQDRSGLDYLALGDWHGFSRHGRTVYSGTPEQTRFDEIDPGNVVLVQIDSSQSEPVLTKKRVGRLRWREFTTPINDETDIMALHSSIYGNGAVSEQLLRIRTALAPGISQNAVNSVKLLREELAENAFHLDWPGETVEPPINISSELPEGIMSEIDAVLQSLIDGNKQEMPEGPLVHTESSVLSEAKAILRRLYMEGKH is encoded by the coding sequence TTGAAGACTGCCCATATTGGAGAAAAATCAAGGGATCTTAGGCATAAGAGATATCAGGCAGCGTCATTGATAGTCGACCTGGCAAAAGAGGAAAGGGTTGACTTTGTCCTAATTGCCGGTGATATGTTCGACAGTCACAACGTTGACGATCGTATAGTAAGGTCAACGGTTGAAGTGTTGAATAAGTTTGCGCCAATAGACGTTTTTGTGCTTCCCGGCAATCATGATCCGCTTCTCACTGGAGGCATCTGGGACAGGCTTTCGTGGAAAGAGGCCGGGAGCCACGTCAGGCTGATTACAGAGCCAAAGGAAATTCGTGTTGCGAACAGTGCGGTGCTCTTTCCATGTCCCGTCGCACAGAAATTGAGCAGAACGGATCCGACTGGCTGGATACCGGAGAGAACCGCCGATGACGGGTGCATCAGGATAGGTGTCGCCCATGGCACACTGGATGTAATCCCCCATCCGGGCAATTTTCCGATACCATCCGACCGACAGGATCGCTCGGGACTGGACTACCTTGCCCTTGGAGACTGGCATGGTTTCAGCAGACACGGGAGAACTGTCTATTCCGGAACACCCGAACAGACAAGATTTGACGAGATTGATCCAGGCAATGTTGTCCTCGTGCAAATTGACAGTTCTCAGAGCGAGCCTGTTCTGACAAAGAAGCGTGTTGGACGGCTCCGATGGCGTGAATTTACGACGCCGATTAATGATGAAACAGATATTATGGCGCTCCATTCATCGATATACGGCAATGGTGCTGTCTCTGAGCAATTGTTGCGAATCAGGACCGCTCTTGCTCCCGGCATATCTCAAAACGCCGTTAATTCGGTCAAATTGCTCCGGGAAGAACTGGCCGAAAACGCATTTCACCTTGACTGGCCGGGAGAAACCGTTGAACCTCCGATAAACATTTCATCCGAATTGCCCGAAGGCATTATGTCGGAAATCGATGCCGTTCTTCAGTCCCTCATTGACGGAAACAAGCAGGAAATGCCGGAAGGGCCTCTGGTGCATACAGAAAGCTCTGTGCTTTCAGAAGCCAAAGCCATCCTCAGACGGTTGTACATGGAGGGAAAACACTGA
- a CDS encoding AAA family ATPase encodes MILEELTVCNWRGYREAHTFRFDNGINLLVGRNEAGKSTLFEVLTRLLFDRHTSRTEEIKSMQPVGSSLGPEAWMVFSALNTRYRIHKRFLQDPLSELCIDRNGHWELSDTGDQADSNVRSVLGGEASLRTSARAENRGIAQALWYLQSDGAIPQGTWNESVRQGIQGLVRIAIRSDAEENFIKNLETEYRKYWTPTGLEYQKSELNEIRAAVARLTEELTALQRIERKIAAHRQDMEELQLRKNEKSREREVSDAQLKSLSVKVEAAEAIEESKSRLERDIDDSRQNLDELRRNMSLVSNCQKNIYESTNEINSIEKSLSVLRSEMETAHESSERNEFLVQNELLPSLKKVEQELNALQAAKNLRALEKQKEQLENHINKVRVKTAELEHLENEQSNLVFPSGQEVSKLNKLHEEILSVDSKIQASAIRVIFRWQSREKNIATVPPAKNLKSNEFLVTEPTEFRVQGLGTIVIRSDAQELRELSRQSEDLQNKLNELLLKFGASSREELLSLHEKGREMEKSIENAQSSLEELRSSYPDADVELARVIRGIDEERLTASHYPLQPEERKGTLIREMIRQKQREKDTLISEIAVKQAAEKKERRRFEESQSKLISLTSRLSELTAERQKNESEIEAILKIYGTADNLSRLVSEAELRFSEKSRELGNLLAGYEENVIRPRKMYGELESRVEKLREQINRIENEINVKSALIDEAVNDNSYERTEAVETKLEEAKSRQQVLQRRAEAVRLLKNLADGYERRRTQALSAPIGRIVNPWISFLTDGGYSSLGLDDALKPSSVSLSAYNSELPVNSLSYGMQEQVIVLLRLAIGVVVSGENRNLVVIDDRLVNADTVRMKRLSEILENAAKHCQIVIATCNDTPYASLDAKIIRVPAGGQ; translated from the coding sequence CTGATTCTAGAAGAATTAACAGTCTGCAACTGGCGCGGATACAGGGAAGCGCACACATTCAGGTTCGACAACGGAATAAATCTGCTGGTGGGCAGAAACGAAGCAGGGAAATCCACTCTTTTCGAAGTGCTCACCAGATTGTTGTTCGACAGGCACACCTCCAGGACGGAGGAAATCAAGTCTATGCAGCCGGTCGGAAGCTCTCTCGGCCCTGAAGCATGGATGGTTTTCAGCGCTCTAAACACCAGGTACAGGATACACAAGCGTTTTCTGCAGGATCCGTTGAGCGAACTGTGTATTGACAGAAACGGCCACTGGGAACTCAGCGATACCGGCGATCAGGCAGATTCAAATGTCAGAAGCGTCCTTGGCGGTGAAGCATCACTCAGGACCTCAGCAAGGGCGGAAAACCGTGGCATAGCTCAGGCACTGTGGTATCTGCAATCGGACGGCGCCATTCCTCAGGGCACTTGGAATGAGAGTGTGAGACAGGGCATTCAGGGTCTGGTGCGTATTGCCATCAGATCCGACGCTGAAGAGAATTTTATAAAAAATCTGGAAACCGAATACAGGAAGTACTGGACGCCGACCGGACTGGAGTACCAGAAGAGCGAACTGAACGAAATCAGAGCAGCAGTTGCGCGATTGACGGAAGAACTTACTGCGCTTCAGCGCATTGAAAGAAAAATTGCGGCTCACCGTCAGGATATGGAAGAATTGCAGCTGCGCAAAAACGAAAAGAGCAGGGAGCGTGAAGTCTCAGATGCTCAGCTGAAATCACTTTCCGTGAAAGTTGAAGCCGCCGAAGCCATTGAAGAGTCGAAAAGCAGGCTGGAAAGGGATATCGACGACTCCAGACAGAATCTGGACGAACTGCGAAGAAATATGTCGCTTGTTTCGAACTGCCAGAAGAACATATATGAGTCCACCAATGAAATAAATTCAATCGAAAAATCACTTTCTGTGCTGCGGAGCGAGATGGAGACAGCACACGAATCGTCTGAACGTAATGAGTTTCTCGTTCAGAACGAGCTTCTGCCCTCGCTGAAAAAAGTCGAGCAGGAACTCAATGCACTGCAAGCCGCAAAGAATCTCAGAGCACTCGAAAAGCAGAAGGAGCAGCTTGAGAATCACATCAATAAGGTGCGCGTGAAGACAGCGGAACTCGAGCATCTGGAAAATGAGCAATCAAATCTCGTGTTCCCTTCTGGCCAGGAAGTATCGAAACTCAATAAGCTCCACGAGGAGATCCTTTCCGTCGACTCCAAGATTCAGGCAAGCGCAATACGTGTCATCTTCAGGTGGCAGTCCAGAGAGAAGAATATCGCAACAGTTCCTCCTGCGAAAAATCTGAAGAGCAACGAATTTCTGGTCACGGAACCAACAGAATTCAGGGTGCAGGGGCTTGGCACTATTGTAATACGGAGCGACGCACAGGAACTCAGAGAACTCAGCAGGCAGTCAGAAGATCTTCAGAATAAGCTGAACGAACTTCTGCTGAAATTCGGCGCGAGCAGCCGTGAGGAACTCCTGTCTCTGCATGAGAAAGGAAGAGAAATGGAAAAGAGCATTGAAAATGCGCAAAGCAGTCTTGAAGAATTAAGGAGCTCATATCCCGACGCAGATGTGGAACTCGCAAGAGTAATCAGGGGTATCGATGAGGAAAGACTCACCGCATCGCATTATCCGCTTCAGCCCGAGGAAAGAAAAGGTACGCTGATAAGGGAGATGATACGGCAGAAGCAAAGGGAGAAGGACACACTGATTTCCGAAATCGCCGTTAAGCAGGCTGCCGAGAAGAAGGAGAGAAGACGATTCGAGGAAAGTCAGAGCAAGCTGATATCACTCACAAGCAGGCTGTCGGAACTCACGGCAGAGAGACAGAAAAATGAGAGCGAAATTGAAGCAATTTTGAAGATTTACGGCACTGCCGATAATCTCTCCAGGCTGGTCTCGGAAGCAGAGCTGAGGTTCTCCGAAAAGAGCAGGGAGCTTGGGAATCTGCTTGCAGGCTACGAGGAAAATGTGATCAGGCCCAGAAAGATGTATGGTGAGCTCGAATCACGTGTAGAAAAACTGCGAGAGCAGATAAACCGGATCGAAAACGAGATCAATGTTAAGTCTGCATTGATCGACGAGGCCGTGAACGACAATAGTTACGAGCGCACTGAGGCGGTTGAAACCAAACTGGAAGAGGCAAAAAGCAGGCAGCAGGTGCTGCAGAGACGCGCCGAGGCAGTCCGATTGCTCAAGAACCTTGCAGATGGTTATGAGCGGCGCAGAACGCAGGCGCTTTCAGCCCCAATAGGGAGGATTGTGAATCCGTGGATATCGTTTCTCACGGACGGCGGTTACAGCTCGCTCGGACTCGACGATGCACTCAAGCCTTCATCCGTTTCACTGTCAGCGTACAATTCAGAATTGCCTGTCAACAGTCTCAGTTACGGTATGCAGGAACAGGTGATCGTGCTGCTACGTCTTGCTATAGGTGTGGTTGTAAGCGGCGAGAACAGAAATCTGGTGGTAATTGACGACAGACTTGTCAATGCCGACACTGTCAGGATGAAGCGCCTTTCGGAAATTCTCGAGAACGCCGCCAAACACTGCCAGATTGTTATTGCAACATGCAACGATACGCCGTATGCTTCTCTCGATGCGAAAATTATCCGCGTGCCGGCAGGCGGCCAGTAA
- a CDS encoding S9 family peptidase, whose amino-acid sequence MKRLKPDDFFRLKFLSDLNVSAEKAAFVVTRPDRKKDDYRSEIWMYDGRLKKFTAGPKDRCPRWSNDGDHLAFVSERGNEKENGIFTISTSGGEAEQICAFKGKVTGISWSYDDKAIVFIGTTEGSAEKKSDVKVIRRFPFYFNGKGFLDGRETHLYSVSLSGRIEQLTRGQMTVNQFAVSPKGKHIAFTARKEEWDVYTSDLFVCDTHGKHVRSVTGTPAGYGAPSFSPDGARIAFSYRAPGKSIFQHSRIAVVKTSGGEPEELVSADRNPGNSINSDSRVAGELTIRWSDDGRRLAYTCTDGEKCGVYTTDIDAGRYARTFDVPGSIEAFDTYRDGYAFIAQDASRPAELYTVSSERVVRRSNFNRYFSSMKLKKPEHHRITASDGAKIDAWLLSYSNAGSIPGILEIHGGPKTAYGDAFMFEFQLLASCGYAVFYANPRGSDGYSDDFSGMVRQHFGEGDYGDIMACTDHVLSKAKNIDGKRLGVTGGSYGGFMTNWIVGHTDRFKAAVTQRSISNQLSFFGTSDIGPWFNGDQIGGTPWENLETYWSKSPLKFAADVHTPLLIIHSEEDYRCPVEQAYQFYSALKYFNREVEMRLFPGENHELSRSGKPQHRVERLAAIMEWFDGHLK is encoded by the coding sequence ATGAAGCGTTTGAAACCGGACGACTTTTTCAGGCTCAAGTTTCTTTCCGACCTTAATGTGTCGGCAGAAAAGGCAGCATTTGTTGTAACCAGACCAGACAGGAAGAAAGACGACTACAGAAGCGAAATATGGATGTATGACGGCAGATTGAAAAAATTTACCGCGGGTCCCAAGGACAGGTGCCCGCGATGGTCTAACGATGGAGATCATCTGGCCTTCGTTTCTGAAAGGGGAAATGAAAAGGAAAACGGTATTTTCACAATCAGCACGTCCGGAGGGGAGGCCGAACAGATTTGTGCGTTCAAGGGAAAGGTAACAGGCATTTCATGGTCGTATGATGACAAAGCAATCGTATTCATTGGCACAACTGAAGGATCGGCGGAAAAGAAAAGCGATGTGAAGGTCATACGCAGATTCCCGTTCTACTTTAACGGAAAGGGGTTCCTTGACGGGAGAGAGACACACCTTTACAGCGTGTCGTTAAGCGGAAGAATAGAACAGCTTACCAGGGGACAGATGACCGTTAACCAGTTCGCCGTGTCGCCTAAAGGCAAACACATAGCGTTTACTGCAAGAAAGGAAGAGTGGGACGTTTACACTTCAGATCTGTTCGTCTGCGACACACACGGAAAACACGTAAGGAGTGTTACAGGGACCCCTGCAGGATACGGCGCGCCGTCATTTTCCCCTGACGGCGCGCGAATAGCGTTCTCATACAGGGCACCCGGAAAATCAATTTTTCAGCACAGCAGGATTGCTGTGGTGAAAACATCAGGAGGGGAACCGGAGGAACTGGTGTCGGCTGACAGGAATCCCGGCAACTCCATAAATTCAGACAGCAGAGTAGCAGGTGAGCTCACGATTCGCTGGTCGGACGACGGCAGGAGACTGGCGTACACATGCACAGATGGTGAAAAATGCGGCGTTTACACCACCGACATTGACGCTGGCCGGTATGCAAGGACCTTTGACGTTCCGGGGAGCATAGAGGCATTTGACACATACAGGGACGGTTATGCATTCATAGCCCAGGACGCATCGAGACCGGCAGAACTGTATACCGTATCATCGGAGAGAGTGGTGAGGAGGAGCAATTTCAACAGGTACTTTTCCTCCATGAAACTGAAGAAACCGGAGCATCACAGGATCACTGCCTCAGACGGGGCGAAGATAGACGCATGGCTTCTCTCATACTCAAATGCAGGCAGCATTCCTGGAATACTGGAAATTCATGGCGGACCCAAAACTGCCTACGGCGATGCCTTCATGTTCGAATTCCAGCTTCTGGCCAGCTGCGGTTATGCCGTGTTCTATGCCAATCCAAGGGGGAGCGACGGTTACTCGGATGACTTCTCCGGCATGGTGCGACAGCACTTCGGGGAGGGAGATTACGGAGACATAATGGCCTGTACCGACCACGTTCTCAGCAAGGCGAAGAACATTGACGGCAAAAGGCTTGGCGTTACCGGAGGTTCGTATGGCGGGTTCATGACCAACTGGATTGTGGGCCACACAGACAGATTCAAAGCGGCTGTGACGCAGAGGTCGATAAGCAACCAGCTGTCGTTCTTTGGAACGTCGGACATTGGTCCGTGGTTCAATGGCGACCAGATAGGCGGCACACCGTGGGAAAATCTGGAAACGTACTGGTCCAAGTCACCGCTTAAATTTGCAGCAGACGTACATACGCCCCTCCTGATCATACATTCAGAAGAGGATTACAGATGCCCCGTAGAGCAGGCATATCAGTTCTATTCGGCTCTTAAATATTTCAACAGGGAGGTTGAGATGAGACTGTTCCCCGGGGAAAACCATGAACTTTCAAGAAGCGGGAAGCCACAGCACAGAGTCGAAAGGCTGGCTGCCATAATGGAGTGGTTTGACGGTCATCTCAAGTAG
- a CDS encoding gamma-glutamyl-gamma-aminobutyrate hydrolase family protein: MEKLPLIGITMSHSVRNGSPYDYVNRSYLNAVESAGGVPVPLPNVDAAAELVEMCDGILFTGGGDVHPKHYGEEINGTDPASVEEIRDSTERVIFNRVREKGVPVFGICRGIQSLNVFAGGTLIQDISLHSMKANGTHPAISHRQVEDRHHPSHSIRIKPGTRLYAIQGRETRNVNSIHHQAVLQIPDGWIVSALAEDGIVEAIERPGPSFMLAVQWHPEELAAESDDDHRLFKAFVSESSAYSASKK; the protein is encoded by the coding sequence ATGGAAAAATTGCCGCTCATCGGAATAACCATGTCTCACTCAGTAAGGAACGGATCGCCATATGATTATGTCAACCGCAGCTATCTGAATGCGGTGGAAAGCGCCGGCGGTGTTCCTGTCCCGCTTCCCAATGTAGATGCGGCTGCAGAACTAGTCGAAATGTGCGATGGCATTCTCTTTACCGGAGGCGGAGATGTGCATCCCAAACATTACGGCGAAGAAATCAACGGCACGGATCCGGCATCTGTCGAGGAAATCAGGGACAGCACAGAGAGAGTCATATTCAACCGCGTCCGGGAAAAAGGAGTGCCTGTGTTCGGTATATGCAGGGGAATACAATCATTGAATGTATTTGCCGGTGGCACCTTGATACAGGACATCAGTCTGCATTCAATGAAAGCAAATGGCACACATCCTGCTATCAGTCACAGGCAGGTTGAGGACAGACATCATCCATCCCATTCAATCAGAATAAAGCCGGGGACCAGGCTATATGCTATTCAGGGGAGAGAGACGAGGAACGTGAATTCCATCCATCATCAGGCTGTTTTGCAGATACCGGACGGCTGGATTGTTTCGGCTCTTGCTGAGGACGGCATCGTAGAGGCAATCGAGCGTCCCGGGCCGTCGTTCATGCTGGCTGTCCAGTGGCATCCGGAGGAACTGGCTGCAGAGAGTGACGACGACCACAGGCTCTTCAAAGCATTTGTGTCTGAATCATCAGCATATTCTGCATCAAAGAAATAA